Proteins co-encoded in one Cynocephalus volans isolate mCynVol1 chromosome 11, mCynVol1.pri, whole genome shotgun sequence genomic window:
- the LOC134390698 gene encoding nucleophosmin produces the protein MEDSMDMDMSPLRPQNYLFSCELKADKDYHFKVDNDENEHQLSLRTVSLGAGAKDELHIVEAEAMNYEGSPIKVTLATLKMSVQPTVSLGGFEITPPVVLRLKCGSGPVHISGQHLVAVEEDAESEDEEEEDVKLLSMSGKRSAPGTGSKVPQKKVKLAADEDDDDDDDDDDDDDDDDDDDFDDEETEEKAPVKKSVRDTPAKNAQKSNQNGKDSKPSTPRSKGQESFKKQEKTPKTPKGPSSVEDIKAKMQASIEKGGSLPKVEAKFINYVKNCFRMTDQEAIQDLWQWRKSL, from the coding sequence ATGGAAGATTCGATGGACATGGACATGAGCCCCCTGAGGCCTCAGAATTATCTTTTCAGTTGTGAACTAAAGGCCGACAAAGATTATCACTTTAAAGTGGATAATGATGAAAATGAGCACCAGTTATCTTTAAGAACGGTCAGTTTAGGAGCTGGTGCAAAGGATGAACTGCACATTGTTGAAGCAGAGGCGATGAATTATGAGGGCAGTCCAATTAAAGTAACACTGGCAACTTTGAAAATGTCCGTACAGCCTACGGTTTCCCTTGGGGGCTTTGAGATAACGCCACCTGTTGTCTTACGGTTGAAGTGTGGCTCAGGGCCTGTGCATATTAGTGGACAGCACTTAGTAGCTGTGGAGGAAGATGCAGAATcagaagatgaggaggaggaggatgtgaAACTCTTAAGTATGTCTGGAAAGCGATCTGCCCCTGGAACTGGTAGCAAGGTTCCACAGAAAAAGGTAAAACTCGCTgctgatgaagatgatgatgacgacgatgacgatgatgatgatgatgacgatgatgatgatgatgactttgatgatgaagaaactgaagaaaaagctCCAGTGAAGAAATCTGTACGAGATACTCCAGCcaaaaatgcacaaaaatcaaaCCAGAATGGAAAAGACTCAAAACCATCAACACCAAGATCAAAAGGTCAAGAATCattcaaaaaacaggaaaaaactcCTAAAACACCAAAAGGACCTAGTTCTGTAGAAGACATTAAAGCAAAAATGCAAGCAAGTATAGAAAAAGGTGGTTCTCTTCCCAAAGTGGAAGCCAAGTTCATCAATTATGTGAAGAATTGCTTCCGGATGACTGACCAGGAGGCTATTCAGGATCTCTGGCAGTGGAGGAAGTCTCtttaa